The Verrucomicrobiia bacterium genomic interval TTGAGGACGGTTTCGTTGTGGACGAGTTGACCCAAGATGGTCACGGGTTGCTGGGCGGCGTGGGCTTTCGCAAGGGCAATGGCATCACGAACGCCGAAGCACATGCCGAGATGTTCTGCGCGGAGAATTTTCATAGGAGTTCCTGTAAGTTCAGATGATTTAAGTGTTTCGTTCGCGGACGCCCTGCGCCCGTAGCGGCAAAAGAAATAGCTCCGCAGCCCAGCCATTTGGGACAATGGCGGGCATTGCGGGCTACGACCTTTTCCCACCTCCCAGATGCGCCTGCTTTCGCTCTTTGTATAGGTGGGCAAAATACTACTTTGTATCGCAAAGTTACTGTGCAGCAGCGACTTGATGAAGATACGAGTTTCATAACGGGTTATCGGGTCAACCTTTGGTCTGTTTTACGATCCGCTCGAGCAAATCGATGTAATCTTGGAATGCTTTGCGTCCCGCTGGCGTAAGCGAGCAGGTCGTTAGCGGACGTTTTTCGTGAACGCTCTTCGTCACGGCGATGTATCCAGCCTGTTGCAGCGTACGGATGTGCGTCGTGATGTTGCCATCCGTCATATTGAGCGCATTGCGCAGTTCCGTGAACGACAGCTCGTCCCGCGCCGCGAGCAGGGACATGATCGCCATGCGTCCCTTCTCGTGGATGACACGGTCCAGCTGTAAAAAAGGTTCTGGATTCACGGTGCATTTCCACGTTTTTCCGTAAAGTGCAGGTATATCCCATAGGCCAGGTGGACGCCGCCGAATACGGCTCCCATTACCAGATGGTTTTCCTGCACGGAAAGTTTGAGCCACTGCGGCCAGAGCACGAATAACATCACCACTGCCAGCAGCAGATAAAGCCACCCGAAGAGTTTGATGCCACGTGGCATGAAAAAACCCGCCGCGCACAAGGCACACCCATAAAATAGCATCCAAATGACAATTAGCCACGGAATGACTTCCGCAGAGGTAGCCCAGCGTAGCACGATAGCGAGTGTCAGCATCGCAGCCGACGCAAATCCAGGAATCGAAGCCAACGTGATCCGGCGCGTGGGAGCAGACCAGAATGCCTCCTTATCATTCACTGCCTGTTTCCGCACCAAGATCAAAGCCCCCGCATTGATGATCACTGCCGCTGACACCCAATGCGCGATGAACATCGCGGCTTGGTCTATTTTGGCAAACCATCCGACCGCCGCCGCCACCAATCCCAACGCCCCCGCCAGAATGGTCATCGGCGCCAGCGCCCGGCGATACATGACCGAGCGCTCCATGAGCGTTCGTATCACTTGCAGGTTCTCGCTGGCCCAATCGGAGTTCATACTGATACTTTGTAATACAAAGTCTATATGTCAAGTGTTCAAAAAATTTGTGAACAATTTCGCATTGCACCCTGAGCAGCCCTGAACCAAGTTTGGGTTGTGGCACGTTCTGTATTAGGTCGCGGGCTTAAACCCTTGATGGAAGAAGCACAGGTGGTCACCGGCATTCCCAATTTGTCGGCTGATCAGAAAGCGGGTTCGCGCACTGAAGCAGTAACGGTGACGTCAGCGACTATGAGCCAATCAGCGCCCAGAACAACCGAGACTCGCTCTACCGCTGCTGGCACTACCGAAGCTAAAGGCCCTTCAATCTACCGTAAACGTGCACAATCGCTGCCGGTCGGCAATGGTTTTGGCGCCATGCCTCGCTGGCCGTTTTGGGTGGCAGACGGCGTTTTGCTGGTCGGCGCTCTAGCCGTCTGGCTGCTCGCCCCTCGCCCTATGTCTCTCGGCTCAATCATTTTGGCGGCTGTTCTGATTCTCGTGGGTGCCGTCTTAGCCTTGGTGCCGTGGCTGGGTATTCCCACAAACAAAACTCCTGCTACCAAACCTGCTCCTGATTCTTCTAGTGCTGAACAGGCACCGCCTTTGCAACGGTTGCCGTTCAAATTGCAGTAATTCCTCCCTCCACCGCTTAATTGATTAATTTTAAGTTAAAACACGAATATTCGTGTTTTAACTTAAATTTCACTCCAGCCAAACACCCTCGAATCACTCAACTAAAAAATCATAATTAACTTATAGTTAACAACTTAAGACTTAAAATTAAAAACAAACTTACTTGGCACGCTTCGAGCAATAGGTGTCTCAGCAGATTGAAACGAAATCGAAACTGAACTGAAAACCTGAACACACACTGACCTATGGCCAAAGTACTTTACATCGAAGCCTCGCCCCGCAAGGAACGTTCCGCCTCCATCGAGGTGGCTCAGAACTTCCTGAACGCTTACCGCGCGGCAAACCCACAAGATACAGTGGAAACACTTGACCTCTGGGCCACGGAGTTGCCGCGGTTCGATCAATCCACCATCGATGCCAAGTATGCCATCATGCATGGACAGCCGCACACGGCGGAGCAGAAGGCGGCTTGGGAAGCGGTGGAACGAATCGCGGCGCAGTTCAAGTCGGCGGACAAATATGTGATCTCGCTCCCGATGTGGAATTTCGGCGTGCCATATATCCTGAAACACTACATCGACGTGCTGCTGCAACCCGGCCTCACGTTCAGCTTCACGCCGAGTGAAGGCTACAAAGGCCTGGTGACAGGCAAGCCCGCGCTCGTGATCTACGCCCAAGGCGGCCAATACCCGAAAGGCACGCCGTGGGAGAACTACGATCTCCAGAGCAAATATCTGGAACTCGTGCTCGGCTTCATCGGCTTCACGGATGTGAAGTCCGTGTATGTGAACGGCACGCTCAACGGTGCGGACGGCAAAGAAAAAGCCGTGACCGCAGGAACTACCGAAGCCGTGGCTTTGGCCCACCAGTTCTGACACTCAACCAGAACACATAACTAAGAACTGATTTATGAAAGCCCTGAAACTCTTTTTCCAAACGCGTGAAGACTTCGCTCCCGTGATCATGCGTGTCGGCCTCGCGGTCGTAATGTTTCCGCACGGTGCGCAGAAGGTGCTCGGCTGGTTCGGTGGTTACGGATTTGAAGGGACGATGAAGTTCTTCACCGAGAACATGAACATCCCTGCGCCGGTCGCTGTGTTGGCCATACTCGCGGAGTTCCTTGGGCCGATCGGACTGGTGCTAGGACTCGGCTCGCGCCTCGCGGCATTCGGCATCGGTGCGACCATCACCGTCGCCGCGCTCATGGCGCACACGGCCAATGGCTTCTTCATGAACTGGAGCGGCAAGCAGGCCGGTGAAGGTTACGAGTATCACATCCTGATGGCCGTGCTCGCACTCGCCGTCGTGATCCAAGGCGCAGGCAAGTGGTCGCTGGACGCGCTGGTGGCGAAGAAACTGGAATCAAAGAATTGAACCAAAAAACAGATTTGTTGCGAAACCTGAAATAAAGAGAAAGCTAAACGTATGATCGTGAAACGCCCATCCAATGAACGTGGACATGCCAACTTCGGCTGGTTGGATTCTTATCACACGTTCTCCTTTGCGAACTATTATGATCCTCAGCACATGAGCTTCCGCTCGTTGCGCGTGATCAATGAGGATCGCGTGGCCGGTGGCGGCGGATTCGATACGCATCCGCACCGCGATATGGAGATCGTCACTTACGTGTTAAGCGGCGCACTCCAACATCGCGACAGCCTCGGTAACAGCGAGGTCATCAAGGCCGGTGATGTGCAGCGCATGACCGCCGGTGCGGGCATCCAACACAGCGAATTCAATTACTCGCCCATCGAGCCCGTGCATCTGCTGCAGATCTGGCTGCTGCCGGAGAAAAAGGGCCTGCGCCCTGGCTACGAACAGAAGTCCATCCTCGGCGTGCAACCGGGCACCTGGTCCACCGTCGCGGCGAAAGAACCGGGCGAAGGCACCTTGAAGATCCATCAAGATGTCACGCTCAGCGCGGGCAAGCTCACGCCGGATAAGAGCCTGAGCTACACGCTCGCCACCGGTCGCCATGCGTGGGTGCAAGTGGTGGAAGGCCCCGTCACGCTGAACGGTGTGACGCTGGAATCCGGCGATGGCGCCGCCGTGAGCGATGAGCAACAGCTCTCGTTCAGCACGTCGGATAAAGGGCACCTGTTGCTCTTTGATCTGGCTTAATCACTACAAAAATCAAAGCGGCTTACTCATTAGTAAGCCGCTTTTTCTGCTGTCCGATAATCTAAGTGGTGACAAGCAATACGATTCCACCATAATCAACAGGGTAATGGCGAAATATTTTTGCCGCACATGCCAAAAGCCGCTTGATCGTCATCCAAAGATCGAGCTTGACGGTTATGTTTTCTGCTACAGATGCGCCAAACAAACAGTCGGGAATATCGATGCTCGTAAAAAGATTGAGCTTGAGCCAAAACTAAGGGCTTACGAAGCCAAACGTGCATGTTACGATGAGTGGCATAAGAATTTTGAGGCAGCAAAACCAGACAAAGAATCTCAAAACATAGTGGTCTTGTGCGTCACGATAGGCACTCTTTTTTTCTTTTCTGATAATTGCAAGAAAGACAGTGATTATCTAGCAGCGTTATTTCTAGGCTTCGTCATCGGCCAAATCGCCAAGCTATACTATATCAAATGGAAGAAAGACGAATGGGTTCGCCAAAACCCACAACCTGCATACCCAGAGTACCCTGCAAGTGATTTTGCTAGTGAGCGGATAAAACTCATTGGTGGCGGCACGAAAGGCAAACAAATCACTGGCGCATACCGCACTCAAATACTAGAACGCGACGGCTACCAATGTCAGTGCTGCGGCAAAGTCTTTCCCGCAGAAGAACTAGAAGTCCACCATGTCAAAGCTCGTTCGAAACGCGGGAAAAATTTCTCAACCAACCTAGTGACACTATGCTTTGATTGTCATTTAGACGAAGACTGGTTTGAGCATTCTCATTACATGCGAAGATGGTTTCGATAATCAAACCTAGAGACCACTACTTCTTACGTTCGGACATGATACGCATCCCCATCTTCTCCAATTCCCCGAATTTGAAAGGGGTATGATTCCCCTCAACGGCTTCCAATAAAAACTCTCTCAATTCAGGGCTGTCTTGCTCCCAGCCGTTCTGTTGCTGGCCGCATTCAGACTCAGTTTTGTGCTTTTTGTGCCTTTTTGCGGCCATACCTCATCAGCTCGGCAGCTTAAACTTCGGTGATTGGCTCATGAACTGGATGGGGTTCTGATACGCCACTTTGTCCACGACATCCATCGTGTGACCGCGCTTCTTCATCTCCAGCATGGTGCGCGGGACGGCAAGAGGGACGCTGATGCCCCAATCGCACGCGCTATTCATCCAGATGCGGTCTGTGCCGTAAACCTCGAGCATATCGATGGCGCGGGCGGGCGTGCATTTGCTCTCCGGGTAGAGCGTCATGCCAGCCCACATGCCGGAATCTTTCACGAGCTTGATTGTGTGTTCTTCCACATGATCGATGATGACGCGCTCGGGCTTGATGCGTTTGTCACTCTTCAACACATCGAGGATGAGCTTCGTGCCCTTGAGCTTGTCTTCCAAGTGCGGCGTGTGGACGAGGATGAGCTGGTCATACTTCGCCGCCACTTCCACGTGCATCTCCAGCACTTTCAGTTCATTGCGTGAATTCTTGTTCAACCCGATCTCGCCAATACCCAGCACACCCGGCTTATCGATGAACTGCGGGATGAGGTCGATGACATCCTTCGCCAACCCGACATCTTCCGATTCCTTGGGGTTGATGCAGAGCCAGCAGAAGTGGGCGAGGCCGAACTTTGCAGCACGTTTCGGCTCATGCTCGGTGAGCTGGCAGAAGTAATCGTAAAAACCATCCGCGGATTTGCGATCATACCCCGCCCAGAAAGCTGGCTCGCAAACCGCTTCGCAACCGGCGGTGACCATCGCCTGATAATCATCCGTCGTGCGGCTGACCATGTGGCCGTGTGGTTCGATGTAACGCATGAATAAAGTGGGCAGGTAAATTGTTACAAATGATCAGCTCTTCACGTTGCCTGCGAATGCCCCTATGGCACCTTTCACCGAAGCCTTTTCAAGCGGCTCGATTGAAGGATCGCTCAAGGAAAGCAACACGTTTTTGGCCCGTTCAGCATTACCACTATCGAGTTCTTTCAAAGCCTGTCGAAAAGCCGCCAAACGAAAATCAGCTTCACCTTCCGCTCGGTCCACGCGGTCAAGGAAGGCGGCGATGTCGATGAGCTTCGCGCGCGCGTCCATGAAATAGAGGTCCAACACCTGTTGTCGGTTCAATGGCATAACGATAGGGAGCAATATACGCCCAGCCGGAAAAGGGACAAAGGGAAAATCTCAAATCCAAAGCTCCAAGCACCAGTGAAGCACCAAGACTCAAGCTCCAAGTGAACGCGGGCTGCTGATAGAAGTTTGGAATTCCCCTGGAGCTTGGTGTTTGTGATTTGGAGCTTTTACACCCTTGTTTCCCGAACAAACCCTCCTTACCGTTCGTCTGACAATCCATGCGGTCTTTTCGCTTAACGGTTTTGGCCAGTTTGCTGGCTTGGTTCGCGGCTTCGGTGCCTGCTCAGGCGCAAAAGTCGGGCGAGGTCAGCTTCTCGCGCGACATCGCGCCGATCCTAGTGGCCAAGTGCCAGACGTGTCACGGCGCGGAGAAAGCCAAGGGCAAGTATCGACTGCATAACTTTGAATGGCTGGTGAAGCCCGGTTCTAGCGGAGAAGCGGCCATCACGCCCGGCGATCCCAAGAAGAGCACGTTCTATAGTCTGTTAGTGGAGAAAGATCCGGACAGCCGCATGCCGCAGAAGGATGACCCCCTGCCCGCTGCCCAGATCGCCCTCGTGGAACGCTGGATCAAGAATGGCGCGAAGTTCGATGGAGCCGATCCAAAGCTGGACCTCGTGAGCCTCATGCCACGCAAGCAGCATCCCGCTCCGCCTGAGATTTATCCGCAGCCTTTGCCAGTGACCGCGCTCGCCTTCAGCACGAATGGGCAGCAGCTCATCACCAGCGGTTACCACGAGATCATCGTGTGGGACATCGCCACGCTGAAGCCAGTGAAGCGCATCCGCAATGTGGCGGCAGAAGTTTCGGCACTTTCGCTTTCACCTGATGGCACTTTGCTCGCGGCGGCCACCGGTCAATCCGGTAAGTTAGGCGAAGTGCTATTGATCCCGCTCGATAAGCCGGAGCCGAAGGTATTGGTCACCTTGCCGGATGTAGTGCTGGACGTGAAGTTTAGCCCGGACGGCAAGCTCCTTGCCTCTGGCGGTTCAGACAATGCCATCCGCATCTTCGATGTCGCCACCGGCAAAGAGGTGCGGAAGATCGAGCAGCATGCGAATTGGGTGATGGCCATCGCGTGGAGCCCGGATGGTAAGGGCCTTGCCTCCGCTAGTCGTGATAAGACGACGCGCGCATACGATGCCACTACAGGCGAGATGCACTCCGCCTACATGAGCCATGAAGAACCTGTGTTCGGTGTGACTTTTGCAGATGGCACCAACCACATCGCCTCCGTAGGACGCGATCGCAAGTTGCATTTATGGAAAGCTGAGGACGGCAAGGTGGTGAAAGATTCGCGCCCACTCGGCGGGTTCGGTGGCGAGATCTGGCGCTTGCTCGGAAGCGGCACCAATCTCATCACAGCAGATAAGAGCAAAGAAATCCGCGTCTACATCGCGCAACCGTTCAAATGGGATCGCACGTTCAATGGGCACAATGACTGGGTCCAAGCCCTCGCGCTCAGCCCGGATGGTAAGACCCTCGCCAGTGGCGGCCATGATGGCGAAGTGATCTTGTGGAACTTCGAGGATAAGAAAATCCTGCAACGCTTCATCGCGTCACCGGGCTGCAAGCCGGGCGTGGCTAAGGTGAAGTGACCGAATCAGCGGGTCCGGTATTCTTTCGATATCTCGCGCTCTATTTCCCCCAAGATGGATGTATCGAGGAACTTGTAACGAATAAATACTTTCCCTTTCGTTACTCCATCGGGCAAATACTCTATGAAGTAGTTTGTGGAGTAGCAGTCCAACGAGCCAAGGTGGACATCAAAATCACCTGCGACCTCCAACGGGAGAGACCCCGCTGTCATCATTGCATTTCCATCAATTTTCCCCACCAGTCTGATAGTGATAGCTTGAATATTAGAAGCACCCGGTGTGGCGTGTAACATGATCGTCTGCGGCTTGGTGACATCCGTCACGCTATAATTCTTTGGAGCAATCAGAGCCCAGATAAACAGCATCATCAAAGCAACAGTGATAAACGCTATAACCCATCGCTTCCGACAGCTTTTGGAACCAAGCTGTGTTTCATTTGCACATTGAATCATCAGCACCTTAAAATAGCTTCTCTATTCCACGGCCCAAAAAACCATATTGCAGATGAACAAGGCGGATATCTGCTCCAGATGCTCGCCCTTGAGAATCGTAATAAATGTTGATGTTCCAGACATAATTGCCGGACATCGTCCTGCTGGCTGCGTCAAATCCTTTCATATCTCTCCAATCGTGAAGTGAATCAGGAATAGTCGCCTCAATCTGCACACGGGACATACCTGCATAAAGCTGTCGCCAATCAGAGGGCAAGTCCGGTTGTCTTGATCGAAGCGCGGTTCCCGTGATGATGGCGAGAAGCATCAGCCCAATGAAAACAGCCGTTACTCGAACACTCCATTTACGCAATCGGTAATAGGGATTGGTTTCCATTGACTGTAGAGTAATATAACTCCAATCAGCTGCCATCCAGCAAACTAGTGTGCATCGACATCCAGCAACTTAAGCACCCAACTTCGTAAGAAAAACTACCTGCTCGATCATCTTATCTTTCACCAGCGTCTCCTTCTTACCATCCGGCGAGATTTGGAAAATGGAGGAGCCATTCGTATAAACCACAGTTCCGTCCGGGCTGAGATCGAAGGACAGCACATGATCCGCCAGCACTTCGGGTTTGTGGCCATACTTGATGCGGATGAGTTCCCATGAAGCCGGCACCAGATCGTCGCCTTCCTTGTTCCCATCAGCCTTCTGGGAATCAATGTAATTTCCCCAGACCACCATGTAAGAGCGCGGCACTTCTTTCTGGCGCGCACCACCAGGAGTTGTCGTGGTCAGTTTCTTCCCGGCGAAGAACTGGCTGAACACGTTGAAAAACTGGAAGACGGCGTAGATCATCCGTGCGGGAAATAGCACGACATCCTTTGCCAGTTGCAGAGGCTTCACTTCCGGCCCCGTGCGGTAAGGGCGGCGGATGCAATAAAGTGTTTGTTTTGCATCCATCTGCGGCGTGAGGTAGTCCGTATCCTGATGCTGCACGAGCGTGGTCATATCACCCGTTTCCAGATCGAGCAATTCCACGCAGAACGGTCCCACGCCAGCCATGTGCCCCTCGCGATCACGCCCGATACCTGCAGATTGGAAAACAATGCGACTGGATGAACCGCCTACCCAGCGCGGAGCTGTATCCAAAGAATCGCCCTCCGTCACCTGACGCAAACCACCTTCTGTGGACATGATGCCAACATCAGCCGTGCCCAGCTTGTTCTCCAGGCTGCACGCGATGCGACCATCCGCACCTACATCGAGGAAACGGATGCGTTGATCATGTTTGTTCCAAAGACGTTTTTCCTCCTCACCGTGGTTCTCCACTTTCAAGATGCCGCAAAGGGATTCGCTCTGGAGCGAGTAGAGAAATTGTCCCGGCTCCTGTCCGCGGCAGATGCTGGTGATGTTCAACGGCACGGAATTGATATCCCTCGCATTTCCACCCCAAAGCGCCTCGCCATACAGGAAGGACGTGCTCTGCGCATTCATCTTCCACGCGTGACGTTCGCGCCCCTTCAAGACGCCTTCCTTGATCTTCTCGCCGTAGCGGCTCTCCACTGTGCGCGGCTCTCCGTCACTTTGCTTGAGACGCAAGCGCCCATCCGAGATATATGCAATCGTGCTCGTCATTTGATTTCCTTCGACGCCTCGATCTTGCTGGGTTGAACTGGTCGTGAGCATACGCAAAGGACTGGCAGAATCAATTTCGGAAATGGCTCTAGCAGTCAAACCTGCCAGTTTTGAATGGACGGCCCCGCTCCATCGTCCATAAATACGTCATCAATCAGCCATGGATATGAAACTCCCGATGCTCGCACTCGTCTTGGTCACCCTTGTCGGTTGCCAAAGCTATCCGATGGGCCTCTCAAAAGTTGAATGGGAAGCACTGCCGCCGGAACAACAGGCAGAATACCGACGTCAGCAAAGTTTGATCGATGAAGAGCGGCGACGCGAACAGGCGATCATCAATGAGCAGCGGCGTAAAGAACAGGCAGCACTCGCAGAGAAGCAACGCTTGGAAGCCGCCGAACGCTCCCGTGTAGAAGAGATGCGGCTGGCAGCTCTTTATGCACACGCACGCTATGGCGATATCGTCACCGTGACAATCGAAGGGGGCTTGGTGAATTTCAGCAAGCATCGCGCGTATGAGCCGGTGCGTTTTGAGATTCTGCGCGGTCAGCGGAAGGATATCGAATTCGTCCAACTTGGCAGTCCCAGCACCAAGATTCTAGTGCCAGTGCGCTTAAGCGAAGACGGGCAGACTTTTTATTTCGATGAAGGTGCG includes:
- a CDS encoding transcriptional regulator; the protein is MNPEPFLQLDRVIHEKGRMAIMSLLAARDELSFTELRNALNMTDGNITTHIRTLQQAGYIAVTKSVHEKRPLTTCSLTPAGRKAFQDYIDLLERIVKQTKG
- a CDS encoding NAD(P)H-dependent oxidoreductase, whose product is MAKVLYIEASPRKERSASIEVAQNFLNAYRAANPQDTVETLDLWATELPRFDQSTIDAKYAIMHGQPHTAEQKAAWEAVERIAAQFKSADKYVISLPMWNFGVPYILKHYIDVLLQPGLTFSFTPSEGYKGLVTGKPALVIYAQGGQYPKGTPWENYDLQSKYLELVLGFIGFTDVKSVYVNGTLNGADGKEKAVTAGTTEAVALAHQF
- a CDS encoding DoxX family protein, which produces MKALKLFFQTREDFAPVIMRVGLAVVMFPHGAQKVLGWFGGYGFEGTMKFFTENMNIPAPVAVLAILAEFLGPIGLVLGLGSRLAAFGIGATITVAALMAHTANGFFMNWSGKQAGEGYEYHILMAVLALAVVIQGAGKWSLDALVAKKLESKN
- a CDS encoding pirin family protein; the protein is MIVKRPSNERGHANFGWLDSYHTFSFANYYDPQHMSFRSLRVINEDRVAGGGGFDTHPHRDMEIVTYVLSGALQHRDSLGNSEVIKAGDVQRMTAGAGIQHSEFNYSPIEPVHLLQIWLLPEKKGLRPGYEQKSILGVQPGTWSTVAAKEPGEGTLKIHQDVTLSAGKLTPDKSLSYTLATGRHAWVQVVEGPVTLNGVTLESGDGAAVSDEQQLSFSTSDKGHLLLFDLA
- a CDS encoding HNH endonuclease: MIWLNHYKNQSGLLISKPLFLLSDNLSGDKQYDSTIINRVMAKYFCRTCQKPLDRHPKIELDGYVFCYRCAKQTVGNIDARKKIELEPKLRAYEAKRACYDEWHKNFEAAKPDKESQNIVVLCVTIGTLFFFSDNCKKDSDYLAALFLGFVIGQIAKLYYIKWKKDEWVRQNPQPAYPEYPASDFASERIKLIGGGTKGKQITGAYRTQILERDGYQCQCCGKVFPAEELEVHHVKARSKRGKNFSTNLVTLCFDCHLDEDWFEHSHYMRRWFR
- a CDS encoding TatD family hydrolase; translation: MRYIEPHGHMVSRTTDDYQAMVTAGCEAVCEPAFWAGYDRKSADGFYDYFCQLTEHEPKRAAKFGLAHFCWLCINPKESEDVGLAKDVIDLIPQFIDKPGVLGIGEIGLNKNSRNELKVLEMHVEVAAKYDQLILVHTPHLEDKLKGTKLILDVLKSDKRIKPERVIIDHVEEHTIKLVKDSGMWAGMTLYPESKCTPARAIDMLEVYGTDRIWMNSACDWGISVPLAVPRTMLEMKKRGHTMDVVDKVAYQNPIQFMSQSPKFKLPS
- a CDS encoding c-type cytochrome domain-containing protein; the protein is MRSFRLTVLASLLAWFAASVPAQAQKSGEVSFSRDIAPILVAKCQTCHGAEKAKGKYRLHNFEWLVKPGSSGEAAITPGDPKKSTFYSLLVEKDPDSRMPQKDDPLPAAQIALVERWIKNGAKFDGADPKLDLVSLMPRKQHPAPPEIYPQPLPVTALAFSTNGQQLITSGYHEIIVWDIATLKPVKRIRNVAAEVSALSLSPDGTLLAAATGQSGKLGEVLLIPLDKPEPKVLVTLPDVVLDVKFSPDGKLLASGGSDNAIRIFDVATGKEVRKIEQHANWVMAIAWSPDGKGLASASRDKTTRAYDATTGEMHSAYMSHEEPVFGVTFADGTNHIASVGRDRKLHLWKAEDGKVVKDSRPLGGFGGEIWRLLGSGTNLITADKSKEIRVYIAQPFKWDRTFNGHNDWVQALALSPDGKTLASGGHDGEVILWNFEDKKILQRFIASPGCKPGVAKVK